A stretch of the Geovibrio thiophilus genome encodes the following:
- a CDS encoding cysteine desulfurase family protein: MPIYLDYSATTPVDRRVYEAMIPFLTEKYANPSSIHILGREVREDVENARAVVASYIKCEPHEIVFTASGTSSDNLAIKGMAEALKHKGKHIITTSIEHKAVLETCKSLQKAGFEVTYLPVSKSGVISVDDFRKALRPDTILVSVMLVNNEVGTVQPVKEIASIARERGIIVHTDAVQAVGKLSTDVSELGVQLMSFSGHKFNAPKGIGILYIDENLKDLIIPIVCGGSQEYGLRAGTENVANIAAVAKALEILAAEGEEEVKRVRRFRDMFEQEILARVPDTYINGAGADRVCSVSNIAFRYIEGEALMVYASEVCCSTGSACTSDSVDASHVLYAMNADPVDMHGSLRFSFGRFTTEEEVKAAVEMICTSANKLRAMSPLG; this comes from the coding sequence ATGCCAATTTATCTGGATTATAGCGCAACGACCCCTGTGGACAGGCGGGTTTATGAGGCTATGATTCCGTTTCTGACGGAAAAATACGCCAACCCCTCCAGCATCCACATTCTCGGCAGAGAAGTGCGGGAAGACGTTGAAAACGCCAGAGCCGTTGTTGCCTCCTATATCAAATGCGAACCGCACGAAATAGTGTTCACCGCCAGCGGAACATCATCCGACAACCTTGCCATCAAAGGCATGGCTGAGGCGCTGAAACATAAAGGCAAGCACATCATCACCACCTCTATAGAACACAAGGCGGTTCTTGAAACCTGCAAATCCCTCCAGAAGGCTGGGTTTGAAGTGACATATCTGCCTGTGAGCAAAAGCGGCGTTATCTCTGTGGATGATTTCAGAAAAGCCCTCAGACCGGACACAATACTTGTTTCCGTTATGCTCGTAAACAACGAAGTCGGTACTGTCCAGCCAGTTAAGGAGATAGCCTCCATCGCCAGAGAAAGAGGGATAATTGTCCACACAGACGCTGTGCAGGCTGTGGGCAAACTTTCCACCGACGTAAGCGAGCTCGGAGTTCAGCTCATGAGCTTCTCCGGACATAAGTTCAACGCTCCCAAGGGAATAGGCATCCTCTACATAGATGAAAACTTAAAAGACCTCATAATCCCCATAGTATGTGGCGGAAGTCAGGAATACGGGCTTCGCGCGGGCACTGAAAACGTGGCGAACATAGCCGCCGTGGCAAAAGCCCTTGAGATACTTGCGGCGGAAGGGGAAGAGGAAGTAAAAAGAGTACGCAGGTTCCGTGATATGTTCGAGCAGGAAATCCTTGCCCGTGTGCCTGATACATACATAAACGGCGCAGGCGCTGACAGAGTGTGCAGCGTATCGAACATAGCCTTCAGATACATAGAGGGCGAAGCCCTGATGGTTTACGCCAGCGAAGTATGCTGCTCAACAGGCAGCGCATGCACATCCGACAGCGTGGACGCATCTCACGTGCTTTACGCCATGAATGCCGACCCCGTGGATATGCACGGCTCACTCCGCTTCAGCTTCGGCAGGTTCACCACCGAAGAGGAAGTGAAAGCAGCCGTTGAGATGATCTGCACCAGCGCAAACAAACTCAGAGCTATGTCGCCTTTGGGCTGA
- a CDS encoding RrF2 family transcriptional regulator, protein MKITTKSRYAIRAIYALVVLGGDRDPVALTQIAQMETISRKYLEQIFIQLKKYNIVIGSRGAGGGYMLSKDASVITVKDVVIAMDGPISPVDCTDGEDCSKFSTCAINWLWLGLKKNVDNYLENITIEDLKKHALGGKNANLSGL, encoded by the coding sequence ATGAAAATTACAACTAAAAGCAGATATGCCATAAGAGCGATTTACGCTCTTGTAGTTCTCGGCGGTGACAGAGACCCTGTTGCGCTTACCCAGATAGCCCAGATGGAGACCATTTCCAGAAAATATCTTGAGCAGATCTTCATTCAGCTCAAAAAATATAATATAGTCATCGGCTCAAGGGGAGCCGGCGGCGGCTACATGCTCTCCAAGGACGCATCAGTGATCACGGTGAAGGATGTTGTGATCGCAATGGACGGACCCATCAGCCCCGTAGACTGCACTGACGGAGAAGACTGCTCCAAATTCAGCACCTGCGCCATCAACTGGCTGTGGCTGGGATTGAAAAAAAATGTTGATAATTACCTTGAAAATATTACTATAGAAGACTTGAAGAAGCACGCTCTCGGAGGAAAAAATGCCAATTTATCTGGATTATAG
- the cysE gene encoding serine O-acetyltransferase: MNVFKYLKEEINTIYQRDPAVRSVAEIIFCYPGFHAMLFYRVANWFWRNKLYFLGRFTSHIGRFFTGIEIHPGATIGKRFFIDHGMGVVIGETAEIGDDVTIYQGVTLGGVSLKKEKRHPTLKNNVIVGSGSKVLGPFTVGENAKIGSNSVVVKEVPPNATVVGVPGRAVGQQKDDNISALDHDKLPDPVAKAISCVVARVVELEKEIQELRKKAERT, translated from the coding sequence ATGAACGTATTCAAATATCTAAAAGAAGAAATAAATACAATTTACCAGCGTGACCCCGCTGTCCGCAGCGTGGCGGAAATTATTTTTTGTTATCCGGGTTTCCACGCAATGCTTTTTTACCGTGTGGCAAACTGGTTCTGGCGCAATAAGCTCTACTTCTTAGGCAGGTTCACCTCTCACATCGGCAGATTTTTCACAGGGATAGAAATTCACCCCGGCGCCACAATAGGCAAGCGCTTCTTCATTGACCACGGAATGGGTGTGGTAATAGGGGAGACAGCCGAAATAGGGGATGATGTAACCATATATCAGGGCGTGACTTTAGGCGGAGTTAGTCTTAAGAAAGAAAAAAGGCACCCTACTTTAAAAAATAATGTTATAGTTGGTTCAGGTTCAAAGGTTCTGGGTCCTTTTACGGTGGGTGAAAACGCCAAAATAGGCTCAAATTCCGTAGTTGTGAAGGAAGTCCCCCCCAACGCCACTGTGGTGGGAGTCCCGGGCAGAGCCGTAGGTCAGCAGAAAGATGATAACATCAGCGCTCTGGATCATGATAAGCTGCCTGACCCTGTCGCAAAAGCGATTAGCTGCGTGGTCGCAAGGGTTGTGGAGCTTGAGAAAGAGATTCAGGAGCTACGAAAAAAGGCTGAAAGAACATGA
- a CDS encoding DUF362 domain-containing protein, which translates to MAHTITDACTNCGVCEDECPVNAISEGEDARVIDADACTDCGACVEVCPVDAIEA; encoded by the coding sequence ATGGCTCATACAATTACTGACGCCTGTACCAACTGTGGTGTTTGCGAAGACGAATGCCCTGTAAACGCTATCTCTGAAGGTGAAGACGCTAGAGTGATCGATGCCGACGCCTGTACAGACTGCGGAGCTTGTGTAGAAGTTTGCCCTGTTGACGCAATCGAAGCATAA